In Mustela nigripes isolate SB6536 chromosome 2, MUSNIG.SB6536, whole genome shotgun sequence, a single window of DNA contains:
- the TMEM158 gene encoding transmembrane protein 158 — protein MLLPLAALLAAACPLPPARGGAADAPGLGGAPPNASVNASSAGEPAAPRLLASAAPGPPERPGPEEAAAAAPCNISVQRQMLSSLLVRWGRPRGFQCDLLLFSTNAHGRAFFAAAFHRVGPPLLIEHLGLAAGGAQQDLRLCVGCGWVRGRRPGRLRPAAAAAASGAPTALPAYPAAEPPGPLWLQGEPLHFCCLDFSLEELQGEPGWRLNRKPIESTLVACFMTLVIVVWSVAALIWPVPIIAGFLPNGMEQRRTTASAAAAAAPAAVPAGTTAAAAAAAAAAAAAAAAVTSGAAAK, from the coding sequence ATGCTGCTCCCGCTCGCCGCGCTGCTGGCCGCCGCCTGCCCGCTGCCGCCCGCCCGCGGCGGGGCCGCGGACGCGCCGGGCCTCGGCGGGGCGCCCCCCAACGCCTCCGTGAACGCGTCGTCCGCGGGCGAGCCCGCCGCCCCGCGGCTGCTGGCCTCGGCGGCTCCCGGGCCCCCCGAGCGCCCGGGCccggaggaggcggcggcggcggcgccgtGCAACATCAGCGTGCAGCGGCAGATGCTGAGCTCGCTGCTGGTGCGCTGGGGCCGCCCGCGGGGCTTCCAGTGCGACCTGCTGCTCTTCTCCACCAACGCGCACGGCCGCGCCTTCTTCGCCGCCGCCTTCCACCGCGTCGGGCCGCCGCTGCTCATCGAGCACCTGGGGCTGGCGGCCGGCGGCGCGCAGCAGGACCTGCGCCTCTGCGTGGGCTGCGGCTGGGTGCGCGGCCGCCGCCCGGGCCGCCTccggcccgccgccgccgccgccgcctccgggGCGCCCACCGCGCTGCCCGCCTACCCCGCGGCCGAGCCCCCCGGGCCGCTGTGGCTGCAGGGCGAGCCGCTGCACTTCTGCTGCCTGGACTTCAGCCTGGAGGAGCTGCAGGGTGAGCCGGGCTGGCGGCTGAACCGCAAGCCCATCGAGTCCACGCTGGTCGCCTGCTTCATGACCCTGGTCATCGTCGTGTGGAGCGTGGCCGCCCTCATCTGGCCGGTGCCCATCATCGCCGGCTTCCTGCCCAACGGCATGGAGCAGCGTCGGACCACCGCCagcgccgcagccgccgccgcccccgccgccgtgCCCGCGGGGaccaccgccgccgccgctgcagccgctgccgccgccgccgccgccgccgcggccgtcACCTCGGGGGCGGCGGCCAAGTGA